CACCGCAGCGTCCCCTCCGCCGGAGCACCGCCGTCGGGGGCAGCGGCACCGCCGCCCTGCTTCTTGCGCTCCTTGGCGGCGCCGTCCGCTGTCTCAAGGGGGCGGACGAGCGGTGGCGATCCCGTTCGTCGTCGCTGCCCTCGCGGCGGCGCTTGCGGCGGTGGTCGTCAGGGGAGGGTGAGCGGCGGTGGTGGCCGTGGCGGCGGTGGGAGCGGTCGGCCGAGAGGGAGCGGGATCGGGAGCCGCGACGGGTGTCGGGGGAGCGGTGCGGGAGCGGGCGCGGCGGCGGCGGTCCGGGGAGCGGGACCGCTTCCGGTGGTCGCGGTCTCTGGTACGCTCCCGATCCCGATCTCGGTCGCGGTCGCGGTCCTTATCCCGGTCTCGGTCTCGGTCTCGGTCGCGGTGGCCCGTAGAGGTCTCGATCGCGaatcttctccttctctcttcgCCTCTCCGCCATATCCTCCTCTCTCCCCGCACTACTGTGGTGTAAGCTCCCCtacggagagaggagagggagaagcGAGAACGGAGAGAGAGAGCGTCGGAACCTTGAAGAGGTTTTGTTGTCGAGGCGGAATAGCCTGTTACCAATGTTTGTAAGCCTGTGAAGGAGGGAGGGCTCCCCTGCGATGAGGCCTTTAGAGGATTCAAACCGTCGATTTCATTTAATCCAGACCGTAGAGTGGGAATCGTTCGGCTGGCTCTTTTTTGGAGACAAATCAGGCCAATTAAGCCCACATTCGCAAGACTCATCGATGGTCTTGTGTAGCGCGAGCCCCCTGATCATTCATCAAGAAACGCGAGAAGTGCGGGTCGCCTAGGATGCGTGTCTCCAAGGTCCTCATGTTCGTAGATGTATGTAATCCATGAAAATAGGGCACGATAAAACTCGTATTCCGTGGTTCTGACACCCAATAACTAAGAAGGTGCCAAGGAACATTGGCCCTTCTGAAGATGCAAGTGGGCCCAAACACTATATTTCATTAAAATAATGGAATAGAGTTGCGGGAATAAAAGGAAGCTTATTCTCCTTAACAACTTTTCAGTCTTATTTCGTctttatttaatctaatctaaaaaagggAGGATAATTTTGTCTTTCTAACAAAATCCAAATGTATCATGAATTCTGATGCACTTCCATTCTTCCTGTACTTATTTCTTCAGCCAAACACCCAAATCCCACTATTTTTCATGGTATGAATCCCATCCCTCTACATATAACAGATAAGCCACTAATTTTATTCCACTTTGATGAATAACAAGGCCGGCATAGATGTTAGTTCAATTTTCATTTTGAGCCTAACATTGTTCTTTATAAATTGGGGCTTGCCTCAATGTAAAATTGTTTTGCTTAGCAGTCACAAGTAGTAGATTCTTTCTTGGATGTACTTAATGTATGTGAGTCTCCCCTACCTTCCTCTTAATAATATATTActaattttcatgcaaaaaactaattagaaaaaaaaagtaaaagaaaaaaaaaaagaagataggaTCACACAGTTGCTACGAGAACATATACATTTATTAAGTTATTATCCCATGTACATGCAAAATATCTGGCTGTAGTTTGTGGATATAAATTTTACAATGAttgattaccaaaaaaaaaattacactgAATTGTCTTGTACAGTGACTTATTGGCCTCACAATATTGTCGTTCTGCCAAAATATGGCCTGCGTCCATTTGATGCACATTCGACTAGGCAGCCGACGGCTCACTCGACCAAGCCCCTTTTCCAATAGGTTGGACTAATGTTTGGTGGGCTTGTCCACGTTTCGGTCTTAAACTAAGCCTAGGCTTATGATTTATGACATGGCCCAATTTGGGCCGGCTTGAAATATATATAATAACTAGTTTAGAATCTCATGCGATGCCacgatatatatttatttttttaaaataatatttttataaattaaaaatttaatataatataaaagacatcatagatgatatcgaatatttcaaattaaaatataaattaaaatatttaaataacataataataagaagtaacataattatttctatcttctaccagcagaaaaattattttttgaatcaaCATTTTCAGCATCAATTATTTCGGAATCTTCATGATTAAGCAGAACATGACCACCTATTTGCATCCCACATATATCTCTTTTCTTCATAgtctatcaataaaaataatatatatttattattatataattttttattttattgaatttttAGTCATCAACTTACTTCAGAGAAAAGATAAAGACAAATTTTCTGATAGTTGAATTGTTAATAACTTCTTAGTCCCAATAGTTCAGAATTTCCAGAATGACTAAGAGACAATGATGATATATACATATCTGAGATTAGTAGTTTGTATTCGTTTtgtatgtatttaagaatggatGGTTAAGTAATAGTAGGAGGTAGACAGTAGTCATattgtatttgtatttatatgCATGATTGTAGTAGTTGACTCATGGGGACAATcccaattaatattttttttgcccTTGGGTTCAAAGCCAGAAATATGGAGATCCAGTAGAAAAGGGcctttatataataaatacattGTCAGGGTTTAATTGCAAAACATCCCTAAACTAAATTAACTCAACATGATCTGGTTAAGTCAATTGTCAAAAGGGCTTAATTGAATATAGTCTTTATCAAGGGTCTAAATGCAAGATTTTCTATTTAAATAAATAGATCTATGTCAGATTTCAGATCGGGTTGGGATCCAAAATCCAAATCCATTAGgcccatctctttccttcctttttttttccttccccgATTGCCGATAGAGAGGAGCTTACGCTTTCTCCATCGATATTATCTACTTTCCCAAATCTCCAACCATAActcagaaaaaagaaagaaaaaaaaaaaatctccactgGCACCAGCCAAACggacttctctctctctctcgtagaAGAAACACAACGCACTCAACCCCACATTTAGACGACCCATGACATCTAATTCAACGGTTCTCATTTGCTCCGCCGCCCAAAATAAAACAAAGACGTCCCACCCCTAACTTATGCGGACCTAGTTCGTCTCCGCCCAACAATTGTTGGGCTCGAAACTCAAaattaaaatgaaaaagaaataaaaggccGAGGGTGGGGCGGAGAGAGGGAGACAGGAGAGAGAGAGCAGGAGGGGGTGGAGAGGGGAAGAGTAGGAAAATAAACGAAAGTGCATCGCGGACTCGTTGCGATaatctttttctctggaggggagaaaaaaattagagggaAAAATTGTAAATTTCTCCAACTCCTGGGACGAGGTTCAAAGATTCTTCGCTCATCCCTTCTTGCTGAATCTAGCGTTAggtctttttttttctcctctcctgCATGGCGTCGTGGCAGCGTACAAGAGAGTTGTTAGGGCATGATCCGAGAATGTGAATAGCATCGTCGGAGTAGTCGTGATAGTGGGGAGTTGAAGGCCGGCCCTCTCTCCATTGTTcgagcttttttctttttttttttttagccacaTGTCGTGCAATTGTTTAGCCACGTGTCGAATAGAGACGCCTCCACACGGTTGCtccatttttatatatatatatagatatataatacGAGCTGTGAGCATATATGCCAAGCATATATATTTCACatacatgataaaaatatatgacaTTACTGCATGTTCTACAAGTACAGAATAGtagttttttttatgattttttaaaaaaaattaagctttGTATCAATTCATATTTGAAACTATAAATATATGAAATGAAGAatgaaaaatcattctttattgcgAATGTGAACatattattagaaaaagaattctAAAATTGTTCTttgttattttataaatttatagttcatcaaaaatttgattGTATTTGTCCAATATATAGACTGAGAAGCCTGGTCTATTCAAGCTAAGACGGCTTAATTAGCCTGATTTTAGTCCCAACTTAATTATAGTTTCTTCGGTTGGGTATGGGCCCATCCGAAGATACCAGGTGCCTAATGACATAGGAGTTGGAGACCATTTATTGCCTAGGCCAACCTGCCAACGCGCATCCGCAATCCATGTCCCAAGATGTGTATGTTAAGGTTACTTGTCTAGTTCGATCAACATCCAACTCACTCACTTAAGTTAAATTAAAAGAGTAATTGGTGTGCAGTCAAGAAAACTTTTGGACAATTATGAGAGAACAAGAGGATGGTCATGTTATTGTCAAGATAACGGACATAGAATATTAAAAGGTAGAAGAAAGTTTTGTATTTGGCTAAATTTCTTTTGCCTCTTTTATCTAATGTTTATATACTTGCACTTGCATATATTGCCGGTCTACATTGCCACATGACTGAGTGCTTGTGCATTCCTTCCTTGCTATAGTAGTGCAACGGGGGAGTGCGTTCTCTCCTTCAGCAAACTAGACTAACTTACAATTACGATAAAAAATAACTTAACTATTCCATATAAATTAAAAGCATCACATGTGATAATTAAAGGTCACATCAAAGGGTTTATATTTTGCATTATATTTAGAGGGGGTGATATTTATTGATTGCGAATTCTTTGACTAATCACTAATGTACGCATGCATGCTCTTGTTCTAGAACAAATGAGGCCTAGCTAATTGACAAGGCAATTTATGTGGCAAACATTACAAATGCATGCATCCAGCTTGGGATGGTTGTTGGTTTTAGAACGAGCTGAAAACAGGAAGTGTATTgactatattataaaatattaccaACAAAAATATAATAGTTTCCCCCATGAtaaaagatcaaaattattaGACTTGGTCGCCATGTGTCATCTCTAGCTCATTTGACTCCTAAGGTGAAATATATTTAAATGGAAAAATTAGTTAAACACCCGTCAACTTAGAAGCCTTCACCTACTTAGTTTCAAACGTTTTAAAATGATCTTTCAATTTAGTTAAGCAGTTCAATATGGTCTTATCGTTCATTTTTATTCATCCGAACTTATAAGATTCTGACGTGTGATGGTTGCTTGAGATTTTTAAGATCGAAATACTTATTATGTGGAATAGTTTAGATGAGAGGAGCGATGGGCAGGTAGGATAGGATAGAGGATATTAGAAGAAGAGGATATGGTAGGAGTGGATGAGGCTTAGGACTAAattagagagagagggatggagaTAGTAGCCAAGTTTAGAAAGGAGGAAAAGAaggtgctagaagaggagatggagagagtgggTAGGACACGGATAGGGCTCAAGACCAAGTTAGAtggaaagaaagaatttagaggaGAAATGAGGATAGCAATTAGGTCTAAAAAGGAGGATGATATATCGGAAGAGAAGGTCGTGGTGAGAGCGGATGGAGCTGAGATCATGTTAGATAAAGAGGATGAACGAGGACAAAATATGGAATTTagagaggaggaaaagaaaatCTTAGAAAAAGAGGTGTTGGGAGTGGAGaggatgaaaaaaagaaaaagagatggtattttttgataaataagcCATTTGTGTCGAGCAAAATTATCCTTTATGGTGGTGTTTTAACAACAATAAATGTTGTATTGGATTCGAGCGAACAATTTAACTAAATTTAGGACTATCTTAGATTTTTTAAACTTAAGAGGCATTAAATGAAACTGATCCTATATTGGGGAGACGTTCcagaaattttttatatttaatttaatcttAGATCATGGACCAGCATAGCAATTCTAGACAAATCAACTAAAACATGATTAGAGTTCAAACTTATGTATCATGAGCTAATCCAAGAGGCCAATGTCACCATTCTAAAGCACATACCAAGCAGCAACACTAAAACAATATCCGGGAATATTTTGGCAACGGGAGAGATCCACAAATATAGAGAATACTAACAGTAAAAAAGTTTGGCCATAAttggataattaaaataaaagaggGTAAAAAGAGGGTTGGTTTGCTGTCGTTATTGTTCTTCAAATAATTGATAGATAATTGGGTAATCGTTCAttatcatggttaatctataatTATTTAAGAAATTAATCATCAGAAGaagttatgaatattttaatattttttaatgacaGGTGCTATACTAATGCCGACACCCCAGCCCAGGCACCATTTTTATGGAATAAGAAGGAACCGAGACGCATGGATGTTAGGAACCGACTCGAACCTAATCCGACCATGTGGCAACATAGAAAATCTGGACGGTCCAAGCGGAGCAATCGTAACCACTCCTTTCTAATTTAATTACCcgaatctttaaattttttacatgcgACCAGACACGCGTGCGTTTCGGGCAGGCGGTCCGAGCAATAATATTCCCGCGCTCCTTTTCACGCCCACTCCCCCTCCGTTACTACTGCTCTCATTAATCAACTGCTACCATTTCTTTTTACTACCCAACTTTCAGAGGAAGAGAAGACCGACGGCATCGGCAAGCACAAAAGGCAAATCAAACGTTCCAACCGAGGGATTCGTGAGACCTTCGAGAAAACCCAACCCACCACCATTACGAGCGCCATCTCCTTTCGCTAAAAACTTTCTTCATAAAAATTGTCGCCATCTCTCGCCCCCTCCCTCGTCCGGGAGCAGTGAGACGGAACAGCGGGAGACGCAGAAGCCTCCTCTTTCGTTCCCCAGGTGACCATCCATCTTTTTCTCCTCGTTGGTTTAAAAGAAATTTGCATGCAGTTACTTTGATTTTATTTCTTACCATTTGATTTGATTCTTAaacaaaaaatatgactaaaatctgactaatatttatatttatatttttaatttgataaaatatagatatagatatagatatatatacgatcattagatttaaaaatttatatctatatttattttaaaaaatagatacGGATTCAAATCAGAATCGGTATAATTCAGACATTTGATTCTTATAACGAtagaatgaaaaatatttttaagtatgttaatataattatttatttttttaaaaaaattaatgaacatcatataaaattaaataagattataaataaaataaaatattttttacaaatcAGATAATTatctgttcatatatatatatatatatatatatatattttataaattaaaaaataaatatgaataattGTCAGATGTTCAAATTACTATTCATTTTGGGtagatttagataaaaaaaattgtttTAGATAACATATGAATATTATTGGATCCATTATTATTTTTACATAAAATATCAGACGGACGGTTCAGCCATTCACCCACTGCCATCAATCCGGTGGGTCTCATCTAAGAAAGATAGGTGATCAGAATGGACAATGGCCCCTGGAACCTGTTGTTGAGTCCCACCTTTGATTTAGTCCGTAGGATCTCCTCTAGTAAATCTACAGCGGTGGGTNNNNNNNNNNNNNNNNNNNNNNNNNNNNNNNNNNNNNNNNNNNNNNNNNNNNNNNNNNNNNNNNNNNNNNNNNNNNNNNNNNNNNNNNNNNNNNNNNNNNccccggcgcaggcggatttttgcaccaacaatgccTTATTCCAAGTACAAATGTAATACCTTACCCAAAACAAAAGTACACATGGAATACATTAAGCATCAAAAACAGACCAAAGAGATGAAACATTACAAATGAATGATGATGCATAAATAAGAGATTTTCCACCCTACTTTCTTCGAGGTTCAATTAACAGAGTTCTTttcctaattaatataaaaaaatttatttatctaataatttaatttttaacttatttatcagaaTGATACAAAATCggtaaaacatcattttgaatggcattttatcaTGGCCACATCACCCCCTATTTTTCACGTAGaccacataaaaaaaaattttaaaaaaaatatcaaaaatgatgtttttaaaaacgtcattccaaatggcgtttttaaaaataccatatttTTAGCGTTTTCtctcccaaaaaaagaaaaaaatgataaaaaataaaaataaaaaaatttaaatttataaaaaaataaaaattttaattttgataaaaataaaaattatcatttaaaagtatcttcatttcaaattatctttttaaaaaaatatctgaaaaaaattggtgtaaaaaaattaaaaaataccattaaaaattttaagaaataaaaattataattctaaaatttaagaaaataaaaattttaatttaattcaaataaaaatcatcatttcaaattacaatctccttttcaaattaattttttttaaaaatatcataaaggaagaaaaaatagaaaaaataaaattataattttgaatgaattttaaaaaataaaaattttaattttaattcaaataaaaaataattttaaattattttatacatttaaaatttatttttttaaaaaaatatctcaaaaaatcttaaaaaattaaaaaaataaaaaataccattaaaaaaagagaaaaaaatgagagccaaataaaaattataattttaaatttaaaaaaataaaaattttaattttaattcaaataaaaaccatcatttcaaattactttctctatttcaaattaatttttttaaaaaatatatatctaaaaaaataaaaaataaaaaaagtgacataaaagagaaatatttaaaaatagaaaaaaataaaaattataatttttaatttaaaaaaataaaatttttaattttaattaaaataaaaatatcatttcaaattatttttttcatttcgaattatttttttaaaaaatatttcaaacaaagaagtaaaaaatgaggaaaaaataaaattcaaatgttaactcaaataaaaataaataaattcaaattttttttcatttaaaattaattttttttaaaaaaatatcccaaaaaaatttatgggggttaaaaaaataaaaaatatcaaaaaaaatatcaaaaaaaataaaaattataattttgaatttaaaaaaataaaaattttaattcaaaatttttttcaataccgCACCATAGTAGCTGTTTGTGTCtgtaccagatcgagatgtaccaatATGATTCAAttcatttcataattaaattatctgatatattattattatttatattataatttttataatttttttagcatAATCAAATGGCTTCTCGTCCGACCAGTTCAGAAGCATCTCTGTGCTCCGTGTGAGAACGTGCCTCATCCTGGACTGTCCCACAGCGCAACAATACCCATTCCATCATTGTTGATGGATCCGAGCACATATGTTTCTAGAAGCACCAAAAACTGAATCAAATATATCAATTCCAGACCAACTCAACATCAATAAAAGCTCGTATTTGAACACCCGAATAGATTATTCGTGCTCCTCATGAGAGTATGAGACCTGTTATACGTCAATTATGATAGCCCCATTGCCTGGTGATATCAATTCCATAATGACATCACCCAACATCCCGTATACCTCTTCTTGTTGGGATGGCCATTGTCATCAGCTATAAACCTATGGCCAACTCCATTTATCTCAATCAGACTCCAACCCGGAGTAGTTTTCACTCCCCTATCCCTCATCGCCCGTCTTACCTTCACAACACCCTCCCACCTTCCCATTGAAGCATATACATTGGCGAGACCCACATACCTCCCACAATGGTGTGGCTCCAACTCGATCACATGCCTACCGACTCTCCCCCCTAGCTCAGCATGTCCATGCATCAGACAACCGTTGAGCAGAGCCCCCCATATGACCCCGTCGGGCTCCATTGGCATGCACTGGATCAAGCTTTCGGCCACAGCAGTCCTCCCGGCACGGCTTAAGAGATCGACGACACATCCGTAATGCTCGATCGTGGGAGACACACCATAAACCCTGCTCATGTCCTCAAAATAAGCCCATCCTTCATCTACCAAACCGCCATGATTGCAAGCAGTCAGCACCCAACAAAGGTGATGGCATTTGGCACAACCTTACACCTCAACATCTCTGAGAAAGTCTCGATGGCTGAATGGCTCAGCCCATTGAGAGCCAGACCCATGACCATTGCACTCCAAGCCGTCACATCTTTGCGACCCATCTTGCAGAACACCTCCCTCGCACTCTCTATAAAGCCACattttgaatagaaatctaagaggGCAGTCCCTAGCTCGAGTCCATACTGTGTCTCTCTCCTATCAATGTAATCATGGATCCATCTACCCTCCTCCAAAGCGCCCAAACCAGCACACGCATTCAGAACACTGACGAGCAAAGAGTCGTTGAGCTTTACGCTCCCACCACCCTTCAATTCGCGAAACAATTCAATCGCCTCTTCCGGACGTTCATTCTGCACATAACCCGTTATCATTGCACTCCAGGAAACATCATTCCTTTCGGCCATCCGATCAAAGAATTCCCTCGCTCTATCCACCAGACCATGAGCACAATGCGCGCTAATAAGACTGGTCCAGCACACGATGTTTCTGTTAGAGCTTTCGTCGAACACCTGAGAAGCGAAGTCCAGGCCACCCAGATGCGAGTAACATCTGATTAGAGAGCTCGTCACAAAGACGTCGAGGTCGAACCCGAATTTGACAATCTGCCCGTGGATTTGGGACAGAGACGAGAGGCGAGGGCAAGCCTTGATGGCAAAGGGGAAGGTATGCATGTTGGGAGGGAGCCCTCGGCGTCTCATGTGGGAGTAGAAAAGGAGACCCTTCTCGGGGTAGGGGGTTCTGCAGTAACCCTTGATCACGGTGTTCCAGTTGAAGATGGTGGGCTCGGGATCCGGTGGAAGACCAGGAGGGCAGAGTGGATGTCGGGGTTGGCGTGGAGGGCGTAGATGGCGAGGATTCGGCTGGTGACATAGGTATAGCGGACGAGGCCCAAGACGATAGCATGGGCGTGCAGTTGCTTCACTTCTTTTACTGTGGAGGATTTCTCGAGGAGGGAGAGAAAGGGGTAGGTGGTGATGGTGGGATTTGGTGGGGGATGAGATGATGGgcatggagagagaggaagatcgACGGAGAGAGCCGAGATGGCCCTCCTGGAGATGGCCTCGCCTCATAGAGAGAGGCACACGCACGATGGATGACCTGCGCGAATCGAAATGAAGCTGAAGCTGAAAGATTTATCCCATGCGCACCATGGACATCACCAAAAACAAGCCAGCCTGCCCCGCCCGACCCCGGCCGACTTTAAATGGGCCTTTAGGCCTGACGAGATGGGCAAGGCCTTGATTTAGCTTGAGGGCCAATTCAACCTGATG
Above is a genomic segment from Elaeis guineensis isolate ETL-2024a chromosome 1, EG11, whole genome shotgun sequence containing:
- the LOC105039640 gene encoding LOW QUALITY PROTEIN: pentatricopeptide repeat-containing protein At2g20540-like (The sequence of the model RefSeq protein was modified relative to this genomic sequence to represent the inferred CDS: inserted 2 bases in 2 codons) — translated: MWFSAPSSKEYEITSQLVLCCGLTQDSGIIQVTQHKLENFDVLIPGQDICCHCIETIGCHAVTSSNLVQSMELCLGHHMFSSTKLKQIMYCSASVSEIRQYFRAMGHQRFLFLYVELALKLNQGLAHLVRPKGPFKVGRGRAGQAGLFLVMSMAISRRAISALSVDLPLSPCPSSHPPPNPTITTYPFLSLLEKSSTVKEVKQLHAHAIVLGLVRYTYVTSRILAIYALHANPDIHSALLVFHRIXEPTIFNWNTVIKGYCRTPYPEKGLLFYSHMRRRGLPPNMHTFPFAIKACPRLSSLSQIHGQIVKFGFDLDVFVTSSLIRCYSHLGGLDFASQVFDESSNRNIVCWTSLISAHCAHGLVDRAREFFDRMAERNDVSWSAMITGYVQNERPEEAIELFRELKGGGSVKLNDSLLVSVLNACAGLGALEEGRWIHDYIDRRETQYGLELGTALLDFYSKCGFIESAREVFCKMGRKDVTAWSAMVMGLALNGLSHSAIETFSEMLRCKVVPNAITFVGXLTACNHGGLVDEGWAYFEDMSRVYGVSPTIEHYGCVVDLLSRAGRTAVAESLIQCMPMEPDGVIWGALLNGCLMHGHAELGGRVGRHVIELEPHHCGRYVGLANVYASMGRWEGVVKVRRAMRDRGVKTTPGWSLIEINGVGHRFIADDNGHPNKKRYTGCWVMSLWN